A stretch of Dermochelys coriacea isolate rDerCor1 chromosome 6, rDerCor1.pri.v4, whole genome shotgun sequence DNA encodes these proteins:
- the LOC119856681 gene encoding astacin-like metalloendopeptidase, producing MFSLVDVTAYPTKSEVTPSSDILQSTQEAELATETDTQEDVFNRILKANADSTQSLREGDIVLTKSRSAIGCSDRSCFWPQSSDGIVRVPYVFSPDYDEAQIRWISEAMAEFEILTCIDFVNRTTESDYLNIKSGKGCWSHYGKIRGGQIVSVMKQGCMWKGVIQHELNHALGFLHEQGRSDRDSYVKIMWEYISSGNKGNFKKSDNSNNLGLQYDYSSVMHYGTNAFSNTPGKATIIPIPDASVRVGQRYGLSNLDVAKINKLYNCNRCSTILDSPSGSLSSDKYASKYSGNATCFFLIRIPSKQVSLQFDVFNLQSSTDCKTEYVKIYNGVSQSSEVLLDKTCGTKSPPTVTASGRTMLVEFVRGGTGAATGFKISYTSVRKRRTT from the exons ATGTTTTCTCTTGTAGATGTTACTGCTTATCCTACGAAGAGTGAAGTGACCCCCTCTAGTGACATTTTACAGTCCACTCAAG AAGCTGAGCTGGctacagagacagacacacaggaaGACGTTTTTAATCGAATTTTGAAAGCTAATGCAG ACAGCACCCAGAGCTTGCGTGAAGGTGACATTGTTCTGACAAAGAGCCGAAGTGCTATTGGCTGTTCAGATCGCTCATGTTTTTGGCCCCAATCCAGCGATGGCATTGTCCGTGTCCCCTATGTCTTCTCCCCTGACTATG ATGAGGCACAAATACGGTGGATTAGTGAAGCCATGGCAGAGTTTGAAATTCTAACTTGTATCGATTTTGTGAATCGCACAACAGAATCTGACTATCTAAATATTAAGTCAGGGAAAGG CTGCTGGTCCCACTATGGAAAGATTAGAGGTGGCCAGATTGTTTCTGTGATGAAGCAAGGCTGCATGTGGAAAGGAGTAATTCAGCATGAGCTGAACCATGCACTGGGCTTTCTACATGAACAGGGTCGAAGTGACAGAGACAGCTATGTAAAGATCATGTGGGAGTACATTAGTTCAG GTAATAAAGGCAACTTTAAGAAATCCGATAACTCCAACAACCTGGGCCTTCAATATGACTATTCCTCAGTGATGCACTATGGCAC AAATGCTTTCTCTAACACACCTGGGAAAGCAACTATTATACCAATTCCTGATGCATCTGTAAGAGTTGGACAGAGATATGGACTGAGTAACCTGGATGTGGCCAAAATCAACAAGCTCTATAATTGCA ATCGCTGCAGCACCATCCTTGATAGCCCATCTGGGTCACTGAGCTCTGACAAATACGCGTCAAAATACTCAGGCAATGCTACCTGTTTCTTTCTCATCCGAATTCCATCCAAACAG GTTTCTCTGCAGTTTGATGTTTTTAATTTGCAGTCCTCCACAGACTGTAAAACTGaatatgttaaaatatataaTGGGGTCAGCCAGTcttctgaggttctactggacAAGACTTGTGGGACAAAGAGTCCCCCAACTGTAACAGCTTCTGGTAGAACTATGCTTGTGGAGTTTGTCAGGGGTGGCACTGGTGCAGCCACTGGCTTCAAGATCTCCTACACCTCTG taAGGAAACGACGCACCACATGA